A window from Zingiber officinale cultivar Zhangliang chromosome 7A, Zo_v1.1, whole genome shotgun sequence encodes these proteins:
- the LOC122000505 gene encoding E3 ubiquitin-protein ligase ATL42-like has protein sequence MPFSSLSYPYHSSSSSSSSSASYFLFVIFYLLAARTGAQQSDADALSPPNSSTSFRPSVAIVIGIFSIMFAITFLLLIYAKFCHTYSSAVTAAASSSDLLATEESGNGRFLVPGLHCSSGIDNTVIESLPFFRFSALRGVRAGLECAVCLSKFTDAEKLRLLPKCRHAFHLDCVDRWLESHSSCPLCRVKVKAEDAALFQCSASARLLFASDSSDALDLFVEREIDGDGDSRVASARFSFRKTSDRYAAKLGQNDPEMPMLETGDGGDQSLHKFKHKIIVSDVVFKSRWSDVNSSDLMTLSSEMLSNDWNLEPIGSAASAAEGRASIDEKLIKIKQEMEKKRLLEIKAIQIHKAHSSSLANIPSNTSRAAAALISSPSRSMSEITNLSRFRQQAKADYGGGATVEDEKVRRVWLPIAKRTVQWFAGRDRRRSSETESSHGGITGV, from the coding sequence ATGCCTTTCTCTTCCCTATCCTACCCCTAccactcctcctcctcctcctcctcctcctcggctAGTTACTTCCTCTTTGTCATCTTCTATTTGCTGGCCGCCAGAACCGGCGCCCAGCAGTCCGATGCCGACGCCTTGTCTCCGCCCAATTCCAGCACATCTTTCCGCCCCAGCGTCGCTATCGTGATCGGCATCTTCTCCATTATGTTCGCCATCACCTTTCTCCTCCTTATCTACGCCAAGTTCTGCCACACCTACTCCTCCGCCGTCACTGCCGCCGCATCTTCCTCCGATCTCTTAGCCACGGAAGAGTCTGGAAACGGGCGCTTCCTCGTACCCGGACTCCATTGCTCCTCCGGCATCGACAACACCGTCATCGAGTCGCTCCCCTTCTTCCGCTTCTCCGCGCTGCGCGGAGTCCGCGCCGGCCTCGAGTGCGCCGTCTGTCTCTCCAAGTTCACCGACGCCGAGAAGCTCCGCCTGCTTCCCAAGTGCCGGCACGCCTTCCACCTCGACTGCGTTGATCGGTGGCTGGAATCCCACTCCAGCTGCCCTCTTTGCCGCGTCAAGGTCAAAGCAGAGGACGCCGCGCTGTTCCAGTGCTCCGCCAGCGCCCGCCTCCTCTTCGCCTCCGACTCCAGCGACGCTCTCGATCTCTTCGTCGAGCGCGAGATCGACGGCGATGGCGACTCCCGCGTCGCCTCCGCCAGGTTCAGCTTCCGCAAGACCTCCGACAGATACGCCGccaaattagggcaaaatgaCCCCGAGATGCCAATGCTGGAAACCGGAGACGGCGGAGATCAATCCCTCCACAAATTCAAGCACAAGATCATCGTCTCAGACGTGGTATTCAAGAGCCGGTGGAGCGACGTCAACTCCTCCGATCTGATGACGTTGAGCTCGGAGATGCTCTCGAACGATTGGAATCTGGAGCCAATCGGATCTGCTGCATCCGCCGCCGAGGGAAGAGCTTCGATCGACGAGAAGCTGATTAAgatcaagcaagagatggagaaaaagagACTTCTCGAGATCAAAGCGATCCAAATCCACAAAGCCCATTCCTCCTCTCTCGCAAACATTCCGTCGAACACCTCCAGAGCAGCTGCAGCGCTCATTTCGTCGCCCAGCCGATCGATGTCGGAGATCACGAACCTGTCCAGGTTTAGGCAGCAGGCCAAAGCGGACTACGGCGGTGGCGCGACCGTCGAGGACGAGAAGGTGAGGCGGGTGTGGCTGCCGATCGCGAAGCGAACGGTGCAGTGGTTTGCCGGAAGAGATCGAAGGCGATCGTCGGAGACAGAGAGCAGCCACGGCGGCATTACAGGTGTTTGA